A genomic segment from Centroberyx gerrardi isolate f3 chromosome 22, fCenGer3.hap1.cur.20231027, whole genome shotgun sequence encodes:
- the tram1 gene encoding translocating chain-associated membrane protein 1 isoform X2: MGVRKKTTKNPPVLSHEFVIQNHADIVSCVAMVFLLGLMFEVTSKVAVLFITVQYNVTISTNGLEETAVNHFHHGIKDLATVFFYMLVAIIMHAIIQEYVLDKINRKMHFSKTKHSKFNESGQLSAFYLFSFGWGTSILLSENFLSNPISLWEGYPHTLMPFQMKFYFVCQLGYWLHALPELYFQKTKKEDIPRQLVYISLYLVHIAGAYILNLNRLALVLLVLHYFVELLFHVSRLVYFSNENRQTGFTIWAVLFVLGRLLTLSLSVLTVGFGLATAEQQGLDMAAGNFNVLFVRITVLAAICITQAFMMWKFINFQLRRWREHAQAQTLKKKQAPSKSKSKKDKANGVNGVSSNGADSPRARKEKSS; this comes from the exons ATGGGAGTCCGAAAAAAGACTACCAAGAATCCGCCGGTGCTGAGCCATGAGTTTGTCATCCAGAACCATGCAGATATTGTTTCCTGTGTTGCTATGGTGTTCCTTCTTGGGCTGATGTTTGAG GTCACCTCAAAGGTTGCAGTGTTATTCATAACTGTCCAGTACAATGTCACCATCTCAACAAATG GCCTTGAGGAGACGGCTGTGAACCACTTCCACCATGGTATCAAGGATCTGGCCACTGTCTTCTTCTACATGCTGGTGGCCATCATCATGCATGCCATCATCCAGGAGTATGTGCTGGAT AAAATCAACAGGAAGATGCACTTCTCCAAGACCAAGCACAGCAAATTCAACGAGTCCGGCCAGCTCAGCGCCTTCTACCTATTCTCCTTCGGCTGGGGCACAAGCATCCTGCTCTCT GAAAACTTCCTATCCAACCCTATCAGCCTGTGGGAGGGTTATCCCCATACGTTGATGCC aTTCCAGATGAAATTCTACTTTGTTTGTCAGCTGGGCTACTGGTTACACGCTCTCCCAGAACTGTACTTCCAAAAGACAAAGAAG gAGGATATTCCACGTCAGCTTGTGTACATCTCCCTGTACCTGGTCCACATTGCAGGCGCCTACATTCTCAA tCTGAACCGTCTGGCTCTGGTCCTGCTAGTGTTGCACTACTTTGTTGAGCTGCTCTTCCACGTCTCCCGCCTGGTCTATTTCAGCAATGAGAACAGGCAAACAGG GTTCACCATATGGGCCGTCTTGTTTGTCCTCGGGCGGCTGCTcaccctgtctctgtctgtcctcaccgTGGGCTTTGGCCTTGCCACAGCTGAGCAACAAGGCCTAGATATGGCCGCAGGAAACTTTAATGTTCTCTTTGTTcg GATCACTGTCCTGGCCGCCATCTGCATCACTCAGGCCTTCATGATGTGGAAATTCATCAACTTTCAGCTGCGCCGGTGGAGAGAGCATGCCCAGGCTCAGACCTTGAAAAAGAAACAAGCTCCTTCCAAGAGCAAGTCAAAGAAAGACAAAG CCAATGGAGTAAATGGAGTGAGTTCCAATGGAGCTGATTCGCCAAGAGCGAGGAAAGAGAAGTCATCGTAA
- the tram1 gene encoding translocating chain-associated membrane protein 1 isoform X1: protein MGVRKKTTKNPPVLSHEFVIQNHADIVSCVAMVFLLGLMFEVTSKVAVLFITVQYNVTISTNEGLEETAVNHFHHGIKDLATVFFYMLVAIIMHAIIQEYVLDKINRKMHFSKTKHSKFNESGQLSAFYLFSFGWGTSILLSENFLSNPISLWEGYPHTLMPFQMKFYFVCQLGYWLHALPELYFQKTKKEDIPRQLVYISLYLVHIAGAYILNLNRLALVLLVLHYFVELLFHVSRLVYFSNENRQTGFTIWAVLFVLGRLLTLSLSVLTVGFGLATAEQQGLDMAAGNFNVLFVRITVLAAICITQAFMMWKFINFQLRRWREHAQAQTLKKKQAPSKSKSKKDKANGVNGVSSNGADSPRARKEKSS, encoded by the exons ATGGGAGTCCGAAAAAAGACTACCAAGAATCCGCCGGTGCTGAGCCATGAGTTTGTCATCCAGAACCATGCAGATATTGTTTCCTGTGTTGCTATGGTGTTCCTTCTTGGGCTGATGTTTGAG GTCACCTCAAAGGTTGCAGTGTTATTCATAACTGTCCAGTACAATGTCACCATCTCAACAAATG aagGCCTTGAGGAGACGGCTGTGAACCACTTCCACCATGGTATCAAGGATCTGGCCACTGTCTTCTTCTACATGCTGGTGGCCATCATCATGCATGCCATCATCCAGGAGTATGTGCTGGAT AAAATCAACAGGAAGATGCACTTCTCCAAGACCAAGCACAGCAAATTCAACGAGTCCGGCCAGCTCAGCGCCTTCTACCTATTCTCCTTCGGCTGGGGCACAAGCATCCTGCTCTCT GAAAACTTCCTATCCAACCCTATCAGCCTGTGGGAGGGTTATCCCCATACGTTGATGCC aTTCCAGATGAAATTCTACTTTGTTTGTCAGCTGGGCTACTGGTTACACGCTCTCCCAGAACTGTACTTCCAAAAGACAAAGAAG gAGGATATTCCACGTCAGCTTGTGTACATCTCCCTGTACCTGGTCCACATTGCAGGCGCCTACATTCTCAA tCTGAACCGTCTGGCTCTGGTCCTGCTAGTGTTGCACTACTTTGTTGAGCTGCTCTTCCACGTCTCCCGCCTGGTCTATTTCAGCAATGAGAACAGGCAAACAGG GTTCACCATATGGGCCGTCTTGTTTGTCCTCGGGCGGCTGCTcaccctgtctctgtctgtcctcaccgTGGGCTTTGGCCTTGCCACAGCTGAGCAACAAGGCCTAGATATGGCCGCAGGAAACTTTAATGTTCTCTTTGTTcg GATCACTGTCCTGGCCGCCATCTGCATCACTCAGGCCTTCATGATGTGGAAATTCATCAACTTTCAGCTGCGCCGGTGGAGAGAGCATGCCCAGGCTCAGACCTTGAAAAAGAAACAAGCTCCTTCCAAGAGCAAGTCAAAGAAAGACAAAG CCAATGGAGTAAATGGAGTGAGTTCCAATGGAGCTGATTCGCCAAGAGCGAGGAAAGAGAAGTCATCGTAA